A stretch of the Clostridium fungisolvens genome encodes the following:
- the purD gene encoding phosphoribosylamine--glycine ligase encodes MKLLLIGGGGREHAIAWKLAKSPKVEKIYVAPGNGGTALEDKCENIGLETYEEMAKFVKENNIDLTVVGPEEPLTKGIVDLFKKENLKIFGPEQKAAMLEGSKSFSKDFMRKYNIKTAAYEVFYDSEKAVEYLKSAEYPIVIKADGLAAGKGVSICEDFKQAEDTIKDFMVQDKFKGAGKKIVIEEFLQGVEASILSITDGKTIIPFISAKDHKQIFDGGVGPNTGGMGVIAPNPYVTDEVFEDFEKNIMEPTLTGIREEGFDYKGIIFFGVMITEKGCYLLEYNVRMGDPETQSVLSLMESDLLELIEFSLEEKLNAAEVRWKNGACCNVVLASKGYPEAFEKGFKIEIDPSVKENVFIAGGVIKDEVLVTSGGRVLSVVGVGDTIEAAREKAYSNIDSVTFEGRYFRKDIGVIS; translated from the coding sequence ATGAAGCTTTTACTAATTGGAGGCGGAGGCAGAGAACATGCAATAGCATGGAAACTTGCAAAAAGCCCAAAGGTTGAAAAGATATATGTGGCACCTGGTAATGGTGGAACAGCACTAGAAGATAAATGTGAGAATATAGGGTTAGAAACTTACGAAGAAATGGCTAAGTTTGTAAAAGAAAATAACATCGATTTGACTGTGGTAGGACCAGAAGAACCATTAACAAAGGGTATAGTAGATTTATTTAAGAAGGAAAACTTAAAGATATTTGGACCAGAGCAAAAAGCTGCAATGCTTGAAGGCAGCAAAAGTTTTTCCAAGGATTTTATGAGAAAATATAATATAAAAACTGCTGCATATGAAGTTTTTTATGATAGTGAGAAAGCCGTAGAATACTTAAAAAGTGCTGAATATCCTATAGTAATAAAAGCAGACGGGTTAGCAGCAGGAAAAGGTGTAAGTATCTGTGAAGACTTTAAACAAGCAGAAGATACTATAAAAGACTTTATGGTGCAAGATAAGTTTAAAGGAGCAGGTAAAAAGATAGTTATTGAAGAGTTTTTACAAGGTGTTGAAGCTTCAATATTATCAATAACTGATGGTAAGACTATAATTCCTTTTATATCGGCAAAAGATCATAAACAGATTTTTGACGGAGGAGTAGGTCCTAATACTGGTGGTATGGGAGTAATAGCGCCTAATCCTTATGTTACGGATGAAGTTTTTGAAGACTTTGAGAAAAATATAATGGAGCCAACTCTTACAGGAATAAGAGAAGAAGGCTTTGATTATAAAGGAATAATATTTTTTGGAGTAATGATTACTGAAAAAGGATGTTATCTGCTTGAATACAATGTAAGAATGGGAGATCCTGAAACTCAATCAGTACTTTCTTTAATGGAAAGTGATCTTTTGGAGCTAATAGAATTTTCTCTTGAAGAAAAATTAAATGCTGCAGAGGTTAGATGGAAAAATGGAGCTTGCTGCAATGTAGTTTTGGCTTCAAAAGGATATCCAGAAGCCTTTGAAAAAGGCTTTAAGATAGAGATAGATCCTTCAGTAAAGGAAAATGTGTTCATTGCTGGTGGAGTTATTAAAGATGAAGTTTTAGTAACTTCAGGTGGAAGAGTACTTTCAGTAGTTGGAGTAGGGGATACAATTGAAGCTGCTAGAGAAAAAGCATACTCTAATATAGATTCAGTAACTTTTGAAGGAAGATATTTTAGAAAAGATATAGGGGTAATATCTTAA
- a CDS encoding GGDEF domain-containing protein translates to MLDLKQDTTISGNKDKYTINTHKLIILILSVIAIISLIIIFKYIIANNPTLGIKVLTFFIIVIAVDALILYKFIHNKLQQINVKLAKLEEENIKLKEEVLVDKLTGAFNRRKLHEIIEVELERCNRYNIPLAMIIFDIDDFKKINDKYGHSRGDLILKNITKVITSKLRKTDFFIRWGGEEFVILAPETNLEGALILGEKVRKLVSENIYVELERVTVSVGASEYKKELTYKEFFDKADKALYIAKNSGKNNVKYVN, encoded by the coding sequence ATGTTAGATTTAAAACAAGATACAACAATCAGTGGAAATAAAGATAAATATACCATAAATACTCATAAGTTAATAATTTTGATATTATCAGTTATAGCTATAATATCTTTAATAATAATTTTTAAATACATAATTGCAAACAATCCTACGCTTGGAATAAAAGTATTAACCTTTTTTATTATTGTGATAGCGGTTGATGCTTTGATTTTATATAAGTTTATTCACAATAAGCTACAACAAATTAATGTAAAACTTGCTAAACTTGAAGAAGAAAATATTAAACTAAAAGAAGAAGTTTTGGTGGACAAACTTACTGGAGCTTTCAATAGGAGAAAGCTTCATGAGATAATTGAAGTTGAACTTGAGAGATGCAATAGATATAATATTCCATTAGCAATGATAATTTTTGATATTGATGATTTTAAGAAAATTAACGATAAATATGGTCATAGTAGAGGAGACTTAATTTTAAAGAATATAACAAAAGTTATAACTTCCAAATTAAGAAAAACCGATTTTTTTATCCGTTGGGGAGGAGAAGAATTTGTTATCCTTGCTCCAGAAACTAATCTTGAAGGTGCTTTGATATTAGGCGAAAAGGTAAGGAAATTAGTTTCAGAAAATATATATGTTGAACTTGAGAGGGTAACTGTAAGTGTTGGAGCATCAGAATATAAAAAAGAACTAACATATAAAGAATTTTTTGACAAGGCGGATAAGGCACTTTATATAGCAAAGAATAGTGGAAAGAACAATGTTAAATATGTAAATTAA
- a CDS encoding DUF402 domain-containing protein has protein sequence MRRNFEQKLDYSQIKDIDFRVSFINTEEFNGYVHLASIHKVSEAIFRSVDDKKIKIMDNGYKWLQITPLNANYNLITILDDKAEILQWEFHIIDNNEVEGKTSLMFEDLILSLLVFPDGLKKVLGEEEIKKALYDNDINLCQYDKAYREIKILEQIVSIDKLITLSRGMLKRILGDCNCKKQLSCEA, from the coding sequence ATGAGGAGGAATTTCGAACAAAAACTGGATTATAGCCAAATAAAGGATATAGACTTTAGGGTTTCCTTTATAAATACAGAAGAATTTAATGGTTATGTTCACTTAGCATCAATTCACAAGGTGAGTGAGGCCATTTTTAGAAGTGTAGATGACAAAAAAATAAAAATAATGGATAATGGATATAAGTGGCTTCAGATAACTCCATTAAATGCAAATTATAATCTCATAACTATACTTGACGATAAAGCTGAAATACTTCAGTGGGAATTTCACATAATAGATAATAATGAAGTTGAAGGTAAAACAAGTTTGATGTTTGAAGATCTTATATTAAGTTTACTTGTTTTTCCTGATGGCCTTAAAAAAGTGCTCGGTGAAGAAGAAATTAAGAAAGCTTTATATGATAATGATATTAATCTGTGCCAGTATGATAAAGCTTATAGGGAGATAAAAATATTAGAACAAATTGTATCTATAGACAAATTGATAACTTTAAGTAGAGGTATGCTAAAAAGGATTTTAGGAGATTGTAACTGTAAAAAGCAGCTTAGCTGTGAAGCCTAA
- a CDS encoding Type 1 glutamine amidotransferase-like domain-containing protein, with translation MKLFLMGKQSTDKENPLNKALISEIKKGKGRIAYIPSSSEKSIEYYKEISEFYNQLGYGDILYFDLAAQYNPALITKLLNSDVIYLSGENTYKFLLLLRKRKLTEALKEFAKRNGIIVGVGGGSILLTQDISLSSLIYENSYEALQTRGFSLTKFEVLPHWQENKVLLPKLIDYTINTDKNIFAFNDGYGVSLLGDKVEFYGDIINIKNGSVSVYKGNYKVF, from the coding sequence ATGAAATTATTCTTAATGGGAAAACAAAGCACTGATAAGGAGAACCCTCTAAACAAGGCTCTTATCAGTGAGATAAAAAAAGGAAAAGGTAGAATTGCATATATACCATCTTCCTCTGAAAAAAGTATTGAGTACTACAAGGAGATTTCTGAGTTTTATAATCAGCTTGGATATGGTGACATACTGTATTTTGATCTTGCAGCGCAGTACAATCCTGCTTTAATAACAAAGCTTCTAAATTCAGATGTTATATACTTATCAGGGGAAAATACTTATAAGTTCTTACTTCTTTTAAGAAAGAGAAAGCTTACAGAAGCTCTAAAAGAGTTTGCGAAGAGAAATGGAATAATTGTTGGAGTAGGCGGGGGCAGCATACTTTTAACACAAGATATTTCTTTATCATCTCTAATTTATGAAAATTCTTATGAAGCTCTTCAAACAAGAGGTTTTTCATTAACTAAGTTTGAAGTTTTACCTCATTGGCAGGAAAATAAGGTGTTACTACCTAAGCTTATAGATTATACAATAAACACTGATAAAAACATTTTTGCTTTTAATGATGGATATGGTGTGTCTTTATTAGGGGATAAAGTTGAATTTTATGGAGATATAATAAATATAAAGAATGGATCTGTTTCAGTATATAAAGGTAACTACAAAGTGTTTTAA
- a CDS encoding flavin reductase family protein, giving the protein MSVDFITNLEKGMEKLHKRGAFLTVKSGEKVNTMTISWGSIGFIWGKPTLTALVRKSRFTHELIENADSFTISIPYGDEMKAALGICGTKSGRDIDKVAEAGIKFVPSNEVSSPVVDGCNMYYECKIVYKQDMDESLLSPEVKERSYAKGDYHTMYYGEIVSCYEK; this is encoded by the coding sequence ATGTCAGTTGATTTTATAACAAACCTTGAAAAGGGAATGGAAAAATTACATAAAAGAGGAGCTTTTCTTACTGTAAAATCAGGAGAAAAGGTTAATACAATGACTATAAGTTGGGGAAGCATAGGTTTTATATGGGGAAAGCCAACTTTAACAGCCTTAGTTAGAAAATCAAGATTTACTCACGAACTAATAGAAAATGCAGATAGTTTTACCATAAGCATACCTTACGGAGATGAAATGAAAGCTGCACTAGGAATATGCGGAACTAAATCAGGTAGAGATATAGACAAAGTAGCTGAAGCAGGAATTAAGTTTGTACCTTCAAATGAAGTCTCAAGTCCTGTAGTTGATGGCTGTAATATGTATTATGAATGTAAGATAGTTTACAAGCAGGATATGGATGAAAGTCTTTTAAGTCCAGAAGTTAAAGAAAGGTCATACGCAAAAGGCGACTATCACACCATGTATTATGGAGAAATAGTTTCTTGCTACGAAAAATAA
- a CDS encoding replication-associated recombination protein A, with amino-acid sequence MVYRPLADRIRPATLEEVVGQQHILGKGKILNRIVEGGTISNMIFYGPPGVGKTTVANIIAAKAKKKFYKLNATNASIKDIQQIIEGLDSFEGLNGVVLYLDEIQNFNKKQQQSLLEFIEDGRITLISSTTENPYHYIFKAIISRSTVFEFKTMQDSDVIKALVRAVDILKEDHKNTTIEVDDKALNYFAASSNGDVRKAINGLEVAINSTNPNAEGVILIDEEVARDCTQSKVFNYDMSGDSHYDILSAFQKSIRGSDADAAVHYLARLVKAGDIQSICRRLMVIASEDIGLAYPNAAMIVKACVDSANMLGFPEARIPLAQATLVLATAPKSNSVVCAIDAALQDIEQVNIGDIPVHLKDAHYSGAKALGRGIEYKYPHNYENNYIKQQYLPDNLKSRNYYVPGKNKNEKVIFDYWKKVKE; translated from the coding sequence ATTGTGTATAGACCATTGGCGGATAGAATAAGACCAGCGACTTTAGAAGAGGTAGTTGGACAACAACATATTTTAGGAAAAGGTAAGATACTAAATAGAATAGTAGAAGGTGGAACAATATCAAATATGATTTTTTATGGGCCACCAGGAGTAGGCAAGACTACTGTTGCAAATATAATTGCAGCAAAAGCAAAGAAGAAGTTTTATAAGCTAAACGCAACAAATGCTTCTATAAAAGATATACAACAAATAATAGAAGGGCTTGATAGTTTCGAGGGGCTTAATGGTGTAGTTCTGTATTTAGATGAGATTCAAAACTTCAACAAGAAGCAACAGCAATCTTTACTAGAATTTATAGAAGACGGTAGGATAACTCTTATTTCAAGTACTACAGAGAATCCATACCACTACATATTTAAAGCGATAATAAGTAGATCTACTGTATTTGAGTTTAAAACAATGCAGGATAGCGATGTTATAAAAGCATTAGTTAGAGCTGTAGATATATTAAAGGAAGATCATAAGAATACTACCATAGAAGTTGATGACAAAGCTTTGAATTACTTTGCAGCATCATCAAATGGAGATGTAAGAAAGGCTATAAATGGCTTAGAGGTAGCTATAAACTCAACTAATCCTAATGCTGAAGGTGTTATATTAATAGATGAAGAAGTAGCGAGAGATTGTACTCAAAGCAAGGTGTTTAATTACGACATGTCAGGAGACAGTCACTATGATATCTTAAGTGCTTTTCAAAAATCCATTAGAGGTAGTGATGCAGATGCTGCAGTTCATTATTTAGCAAGACTAGTTAAAGCAGGTGATATTCAATCAATCTGTAGGAGGCTTATGGTGATAGCATCTGAAGATATTGGGCTGGCATATCCAAATGCAGCTATGATAGTTAAGGCATGTGTTGATTCAGCTAATATGCTAGGCTTTCCAGAAGCACGGATTCCACTAGCACAAGCAACTTTAGTTTTAGCTACAGCTCCAAAATCAAACTCTGTAGTATGTGCTATTGATGCTGCACTGCAAGATATAGAACAGGTGAACATTGGAGATATACCAGTTCATCTAAAGGATGCTCATTATAGTGGAGCAAAGGCTTTAGGCAGAGGAATAGAATACAAGTATCCTCATAACTATGAAAATAATTATATTAAGCAGCAGTACCTTCCAGACAATTTAAAAAGCAGAAATTACTACGTGCCAGGAAAGAATAAGAATGAGAAGGTTATTTTTGATTATTGGAAGAAGGTAAAGGAATAG
- a CDS encoding RrF2 family transcriptional regulator translates to MKLSTKGRYGVKAMVDLAINYGEAPVSIKTISERQSISEYYLEQLFSPLRKAKLIKSIRGAQGGYVLNKEPKDITVADIMDVLEGPIEIAECVDGTACDNVDCCATTLLWKKIKNSIDDVMESVTLQDIVNDYNGIKARQSSIKIAEK, encoded by the coding sequence ATGAAGTTGTCAACCAAAGGACGTTATGGAGTAAAGGCTATGGTTGACTTAGCCATTAATTATGGCGAAGCACCCGTATCCATTAAGACCATTTCCGAAAGACAAAGCATTTCTGAATATTATTTAGAACAGCTTTTTAGTCCTTTGCGAAAGGCGAAGCTAATCAAGAGTATTAGAGGAGCTCAAGGTGGCTACGTTTTAAACAAAGAACCTAAAGATATAACTGTTGCAGATATAATGGACGTATTGGAAGGTCCTATAGAAATCGCGGAATGTGTAGATGGAACAGCTTGTGACAATGTAGATTGTTGTGCTACAACGCTGTTATGGAAAAAAATAAAAAATAGTATTGATGACGTAATGGAATCAGTGACTTTACAGGATATAGTTAATGATTACAATGGCATAAAAGCCAGACAAAGCAGCATCAAAATAGCTGAAAAATAG
- the nifS gene encoding cysteine desulfurase NifS, with amino-acid sequence MNKVVYMDYAATTYVKPEVLEEMMPYFTEKFGNPSSFYSISRDTKMAIDLGRDRVAKALGCESSEVYFTGGGSEADNWALKGIAFAHKKKGNHIITTKIEHHAVLHACEYLEKHGFEVTYLDVDSEGFINLEDLKNAITDKTILVSIMFANNEIGTIQPIKEIGQICKERKVLFHTDAVQAVGNVHINVKELNIDLLSLAGHKIYGPKGIGVLYIRKGVRIDNLVHGGGQERARRAGTENVPAIVGLGKAIELATSSIDEHAERLEKLRDKLIDGLLQVPYSRLNGPRGKNRLAGNANIIFEFIEGESILLMLDFEGVCASSGSACTSGSLDPSHVLLAIGCKHEIAHGSLRLSLGDGTTEEDVDYVINAVPPIIQRLRDMSPLWEDHLKKGAK; translated from the coding sequence ATGAATAAAGTTGTGTATATGGACTATGCAGCTACTACTTATGTTAAACCAGAAGTTTTAGAAGAGATGATGCCTTATTTTACTGAAAAGTTTGGCAATCCTTCATCATTCTATAGTATATCAAGGGATACTAAGATGGCTATAGATCTAGGTAGAGATAGAGTAGCTAAAGCCCTAGGTTGTGAATCAAGTGAAGTTTACTTTACTGGTGGTGGCTCAGAAGCAGATAACTGGGCACTAAAAGGTATCGCTTTTGCCCATAAGAAAAAAGGAAACCACATTATAACTACAAAGATAGAACATCATGCAGTACTTCATGCTTGTGAATATCTTGAAAAACATGGTTTTGAAGTTACATATCTAGATGTAGATAGTGAAGGTTTCATAAACCTAGAAGATTTAAAGAATGCAATAACTGATAAAACTATATTAGTTTCTATCATGTTTGCAAACAATGAGATAGGTACAATTCAACCAATAAAAGAGATTGGACAGATTTGTAAGGAAAGAAAAGTATTATTCCACACTGATGCTGTTCAGGCTGTTGGTAATGTTCATATAAATGTTAAAGAATTAAATATAGATTTATTATCTTTAGCTGGTCATAAGATATATGGTCCTAAGGGAATAGGTGTTCTTTATATAAGAAAAGGTGTTAGAATAGACAATCTTGTTCACGGTGGTGGTCAAGAAAGAGCAAGAAGAGCAGGAACTGAGAATGTACCTGCAATAGTTGGTCTTGGAAAAGCAATTGAGCTTGCAACTTCAAGTATTGATGAACATGCTGAGAGACTTGAAAAGTTAAGAGATAAGTTAATAGATGGATTATTACAAGTTCCATATTCAAGACTTAACGGACCAAGAGGAAAGAACAGATTAGCAGGTAATGCTAATATTATATTTGAATTCATCGAAGGTGAATCAATACTATTAATGTTAGATTTTGAAGGGGTTTGCGCATCTTCAGGAAGTGCTTGTACTTCAGGATCGCTTGATCCTTCACATGTACTTTTAGCAATAGGATGTAAGCATGAAATTGCTCACGGTTCTCTAAGATTATCATTAGGAGACGGGACTACTGAAGAAGATGTAGATTATGTAATAAATGCAGTACCACCAATTATACAAAGATTAAGAGATATGTCACCATTATGGGAAGACCATCTAAAGAAGGGAGCAAAATAA
- the nifU gene encoding Fe-S cluster assembly scaffold protein NifU, whose product MMYSEKVMDHFRNPRNVGEIVDANGVGEVGNAKCGDIMKIYLKVEDNVISDVKFKTYGCGSAIASSSMATELIMGKTLEEAWTLTNKAVAEALDGLPPVKMHCSVLAEEAIHKAINDYRISQGLEAWDYEEHDDIHDQVHGE is encoded by the coding sequence ATGATGTACAGTGAAAAGGTAATGGATCATTTTAGAAATCCAAGAAATGTAGGAGAAATAGTTGATGCAAACGGCGTAGGAGAAGTTGGAAACGCTAAGTGCGGAGACATAATGAAGATATATTTAAAGGTTGAAGATAATGTAATAAGCGATGTTAAGTTCAAAACTTATGGATGTGGTTCTGCTATAGCATCATCAAGCATGGCTACAGAATTAATAATGGGAAAAACTCTTGAAGAAGCTTGGACATTAACTAACAAAGCAGTTGCAGAAGCTCTTGATGGACTTCCACCAGTAAAGATGCACTGTTCAGTATTAGCTGAAGAAGCTATACATAAGGCAATTAATGACTACAGAATAAGTCAAGGATTAGAAGCATGGGATTATGAAGAACATGATGACATCCACGACCAAGTTCATGGAGAATAA
- the mnmA gene encoding tRNA 2-thiouridine(34) synthase MnmA, translating to MKKKVVVGMSGGVDSSVAAYLLKEQGYDVIGVTMQIWQEDKEFEEREGGCCSLSAVDDARRVADRIGIPFYVLNFRDSFKEKVIDYFVDEYIEGKTPNPCIACNKYLKFDELLMKARAIGAEYVATGHYATVTNENGRYVLRRSEDDRKDQTYALYNLTQEQLSHTLMPCGEYTKDRIREIAKEIGLAVHNKKDSEEICFIPDNDHGSYIKLAKPEKVKQGNFVDKNGNVLGKHKGIVYYTIGQRKGLGLALGRPVFVTDINPLRNEVVIGPEEDIFKTDLIAKDLNFITLDNLDKEIKVKAKIRYSAKASDATIRPLEDGRVVVSFKEKQRAITKGQSVVFYDEDLVVGGGIIEKII from the coding sequence ATGAAGAAAAAAGTAGTAGTAGGTATGAGCGGCGGAGTTGATAGCTCCGTTGCTGCTTATCTTTTAAAAGAACAAGGCTATGATGTTATAGGTGTGACTATGCAGATATGGCAAGAAGATAAGGAGTTTGAGGAAAGAGAAGGCGGATGCTGTTCACTTTCTGCTGTTGATGATGCTAGAAGAGTAGCTGACAGAATAGGTATACCTTTTTATGTATTAAACTTTAGAGATTCTTTCAAAGAAAAGGTAATTGATTACTTTGTAGATGAGTACATAGAAGGAAAAACTCCTAACCCATGTATAGCTTGCAACAAATACCTAAAGTTTGATGAACTTTTAATGAAAGCTAGAGCTATAGGTGCAGAATATGTTGCAACTGGCCATTATGCAACTGTAACTAATGAAAATGGAAGGTATGTGCTAAGAAGATCAGAAGATGATAGAAAAGATCAGACTTATGCATTATATAATCTAACTCAAGAACAGCTTTCTCATACTTTGATGCCTTGTGGTGAATACACAAAGGATCGAATAAGAGAAATAGCCAAAGAAATAGGTCTTGCTGTTCATAACAAGAAAGACAGTGAAGAAATATGTTTTATTCCTGATAATGACCATGGTAGTTACATAAAACTTGCAAAACCTGAAAAGGTTAAGCAAGGAAACTTTGTAGACAAAAATGGCAATGTTTTAGGTAAACATAAAGGTATTGTATACTACACTATTGGTCAAAGAAAAGGCTTAGGTTTAGCACTTGGAAGACCAGTATTTGTTACAGATATAAATCCTTTAAGAAATGAAGTTGTAATAGGGCCAGAAGAAGATATTTTTAAGACTGACCTTATAGCAAAAGACTTAAACTTTATAACTCTTGATAATTTGGATAAAGAGATAAAGGTAAAGGCAAAGATAAGATATTCTGCAAAAGCTTCAGATGCAACTATTAGACCATTAGAAGATGGTAGGGTTGTTGTATCCTTTAAAGAAAAGCAAAGAGCAATAACTAAGGGTCAATCAGTAGTTTTCTATGATGAAGACTTAGTTGTTGGTGGCGGAATAATAGAGAAAATAATTTAA
- the nfsA gene encoding oxygen-insensitive NADPH nitroreductase: MNEVINLLKAHKSVRKYKDMEIEQEKIVSIIEAAQSASTSSFIQAYTIISIEDKEKRAKIAKLGGDQKYIEECPLFLVFCADLNRHKIACEMNGAEMKEGYTESFIIATVDTALAAQNAMVAAESLGLGGVYIGGIRNNPDEISELLDIPTNVYPLLGMCLGYPDEDNDIKERLPMEVVFKKDSYTTEGDTEKLQQYDDRIKSYYLDRTKGMRADTWTGMMARMMSHIPRPHMKAFLERHGFFMK; the protein is encoded by the coding sequence ATGAATGAGGTTATAAATTTACTAAAAGCCCACAAGTCTGTAAGAAAGTATAAAGATATGGAAATAGAACAAGAGAAAATAGTCAGTATAATTGAGGCTGCTCAAAGCGCATCTACTTCAAGCTTCATACAAGCATATACTATTATAAGTATTGAAGATAAAGAAAAGAGAGCAAAGATTGCAAAACTTGGAGGAGACCAAAAGTATATTGAAGAATGTCCTCTATTTTTAGTGTTTTGTGCAGATTTAAACCGTCATAAGATTGCTTGTGAGATGAATGGTGCAGAGATGAAAGAGGGTTATACAGAAAGTTTTATAATAGCTACTGTTGATACAGCCTTAGCAGCACAAAATGCTATGGTTGCCGCTGAGTCCCTTGGCCTTGGTGGTGTTTATATAGGAGGTATAAGAAATAACCCTGATGAAATATCAGAGCTACTGGACATACCTACAAATGTTTATCCTCTTTTAGGAATGTGTCTTGGATATCCAGATGAAGATAATGATATAAAGGAGAGACTTCCAATGGAAGTTGTGTTTAAAAAGGATAGTTATACAACTGAAGGAGATACAGAAAAATTACAACAATATGATGATAGAATAAAGAGTTATTATTTGGATAGAACTAAAGGAATGAGGGCTGATACTTGGACTGGTATGATGGCAAGAATGATGAGTCATATTCCAAGACCTCATATGAAAGCATTCTTAGAAAGACATGGATTTTTTATGAAATAA